One region of Flavobacterium sp. KACC 22763 genomic DNA includes:
- a CDS encoding RHS repeat-associated core domain-containing protein: MLVPSRHGSSDSYRYGFQGQEKDDEIKGEGNSLNYTFRMHDPRIGRFFAIDPLTKKYPHYTPYSFSGNKVIQYVELEGLEESGTNAGSAIMSIFFPLPPKIKNNPQKYPGAHGLNLAGKAAAVSVAAPPILTGTTVAYESYTTWYGTSMLGNYFAAGSGMAGMGGTASAAMIDANAYFGASFWQTNASKGVINGLSNIIGQVAYNGGFENFNYSQPIFAGFVGNPFLSNFGESFFSVTAENGFTTNNFNSNFFSTFGSNYIGGKIGDTFEVSEKLYMSKVLNLTSGGATETFENKIGDSLEQIQQIFKDFKIDMSFSTKKEKQSKKFN, from the coding sequence ATGCTGGTGCCGTCTCGACACGGAAGCTCGGATTCGTATAGATACGGGTTCCAAGGACAGGAGAAAGATGATGAGATTAAAGGTGAAGGGAATTCGCTTAACTATACCTTCAGGATGCATGATCCTAGGATTGGTAGGTTTTTTGCGATTGATCCATTAACGAAGAAGTATCCCCATTATACTCCTTACTCTTTTAGTGGAAATAAGGTTATTCAGTATGTAGAACTAGAAGGGTTAGAAGAATCTGGAACAAATGCTGGAAGTGCCATCATGTCAATATTTTTCCCATTACCTCCAAAAATTAAAAATAATCCTCAAAAGTATCCTGGTGCACATGGATTAAATTTAGCAGGAAAAGCAGCTGCAGTATCAGTAGCCGCTCCTCCTATCTTGACTGGTACTACTGTTGCATATGAAAGTTATACTACTTGGTATGGAACATCTATGTTGGGGAATTATTTTGCTGCTGGTTCTGGTATGGCTGGTATGGGAGGAACTGCTTCTGCGGCAATGATTGATGCTAATGCTTATTTTGGAGCATCTTTTTGGCAAACGAATGCTTCTAAAGGAGTTATTAATGGTTTAAGTAATATTATAGGTCAAGTCGCATATAATGGTGGATTTGAAAACTTTAACTATTCACAGCCAATTTTTGCAGGATTTGTTGGAAATCCATTTTTGTCGAACTTTGGAGAATCTTTTTTTAGTGTTACAGCTGAGAATGGCTTTACAACAAATAACTTCAACTCTAATTTTTTCTCTACTTTTGGATCTAATTATATAGGTGGGAAAATTGGAGATACATTTGAAGTTTCGGAAAAGTTATATATGAGTAAAGTATTGAATTTAACTTCCGGTGGTGCAACTGAAACATTTGAAAATAAAATTGGAGATAGTTTAGAGCAAATTCAACAAATCTTTAAAGATTTTAAGATAGATATGTCATTCAGTACAAAAAAAGAAAAACAAAGTAAAAAATTTAATTAG
- a CDS encoding toxin-antitoxin system YwqK family antitoxin, whose amino-acid sequence MKTQSIPRYFLIFLSFVLVSFGDPYTIKRISDKNFRYEFYTTDKKVNPKTSKTYFWFKGGLIHEAQGGIAGELLNDKFIKMYHSNQLAEQGQFKNGLRVGEWKTWHQNGVLATTLHYSNGLRSGKYSRYDESGKLVENGKFSSNLKTGKWKNAESEEIITYKNGVIVKKKEIISKSEQYRIKQENIKAENAIDSQKEQEATSDALKLKSYKAKTKEEKAQAKEKEKKEREIAAADKKAKREADKEARKAAKEKAKNEPKKDSKIESFFKNIFKKKDKAPK is encoded by the coding sequence TTGAAAACACAATCAATACCACGTTATTTTCTTATATTTCTTTCTTTTGTATTGGTTTCTTTTGGAGATCCGTACACGATTAAAAGAATCTCCGATAAAAATTTCAGATACGAGTTTTACACTACAGACAAAAAAGTCAATCCGAAAACTTCAAAAACGTATTTCTGGTTCAAAGGCGGACTTATTCATGAAGCACAGGGCGGTATTGCAGGTGAACTTCTAAATGATAAGTTTATCAAAATGTATCATAGCAATCAGCTGGCAGAACAAGGTCAGTTTAAAAACGGACTTCGTGTTGGCGAATGGAAAACTTGGCATCAAAATGGGGTTCTAGCCACTACCCTACACTATAGCAATGGTTTGCGTTCAGGAAAATATTCTAGATATGATGAAAGCGGAAAATTGGTCGAAAACGGAAAATTCTCTTCAAATCTGAAAACTGGAAAATGGAAAAATGCTGAAAGTGAAGAAATTATTACTTATAAAAATGGTGTTATTGTTAAGAAGAAAGAGATTATCAGCAAATCTGAGCAATACAGAATCAAACAGGAAAACATTAAAGCTGAAAATGCAATAGACTCTCAAAAAGAACAAGAGGCTACTTCAGACGCCTTAAAACTAAAGTCTTATAAAGCAAAAACAAAAGAAGAAAAAGCGCAGGCAAAAGAAAAAGAGAAAAAAGAAAGAGAAATAGCTGCTGCCGATAAAAAAGCAAAAAGAGAAGCAGATAAAGAAGCCAGAAAAGCTGCAAAAGAAAAAGCTAAAAATGAACCTAAGAAAGATTCAAAAATAGAAAGCTTCTTTAAAAACATTTTCAAAAAGAAAGATAAAGCGCCTAAGTAA